A genomic region of Prionailurus viverrinus isolate Anna chromosome D4, UM_Priviv_1.0, whole genome shotgun sequence contains the following coding sequences:
- the SIGMAR1 gene encoding sigma non-opioid intracellular receptor 1, translated as MQWAVGRRWVWAALLLAAAAVLAQVVWLWLGTQSFVFQHEEIAQLARQYAGLDHELAFSRLIVELRRLHPGHVLPDEELQWVFVNAGGWMGAMCLLHASLSEYVLLFGTALGSGGHSGRYWAEISDTIISGTFHQWREGTTKSEVFYPGETVVHGPGEATAVEWGPNTWMVEYGRGVIPSTLAFALADTIFSTQDFLTLFYTLRAYARGLRLELTTYLFGQDP; from the exons ATGCAGTGGGCCGTGGGCCGGCGGTGGGTGTGGGCCGCGCTGCTCCTGGCTGCCGCTGCTGTGCTGGCCCAGGTGGTCTGGCTCTGGCTGGGCACGCAAAGCTTCGTCTTCCAGCACGAAGAGATCGCGCAGCTGGCCCGGCAGTATGCGG GGTTGGACCACGAGCTGGCGTTCTCTCGGCTGATCGTGGAATTACGGCGGCTGCACCCAGGCCACGTGCTGCCCGACGAGGAGCTGCAGTGGGTGTTTGTGAACGCGGGCGGCTGGATGGGCGCCATGTGCCTTCTGCACGCCTCGCTGTCCGAGTACGTGCTGCTCTTCGGCACCGCCCTGGGCTCTGGCGGCCACTCGG GGCGCTACTGGGCTGAGATTTCCGACACCATCATCTCTGGCACCTTCCACCAGTGGAGAGAGGGCACTACCAAAAGTGAGGTCTTCTACCCAG GGGAGACCGTGGTCCACGGGCCTGGTGAGGCAACAGCTGTGGAATGGGGGCCAAATACATGGATGGTGGAGTATGGTCGGGGTGTCATCCCATCTACCTTGGCCTTTGCGCTGGCTGACACAATCTTCAGCACCCAGGACTTCCTCACGCTCTTCTATACTCTTCGCGCCTATGCCCGGGGCCTCCGGCTTGAGCTCACCACCTACCTCTTTGGCCAGGACCCCTGA